A stretch of the Haloarcula ordinaria genome encodes the following:
- a CDS encoding MarR family transcriptional regulator, translated as MTESDGEAIADLPPSAKLVYKVLEYDGPLTQKGIVEESMLSARTVRYALERLDEVGVVEEDVYFADARQNLYEITEQPAEADAPVSD; from the coding sequence ATGACAGAGTCCGATGGGGAAGCGATAGCGGACCTTCCTCCGAGCGCGAAACTCGTGTACAAGGTACTGGAGTACGACGGGCCGCTCACCCAGAAGGGAATCGTCGAGGAGTCGATGCTCTCCGCGCGGACCGTCCGCTACGCGCTCGAACGCCTCGACGAGGTCGGTGTGGTCGAAGAGGACGTCTACTTCGCCGACGCGCGACAGAACCTCTACGAGATCACGGAACAGCCCGCCGAAGCGGACGCACCAGTCTCGGACTGA
- a CDS encoding PKD domain-containing protein has translation MPRSLAIGTVLALCVLGLLAGTAAATSNAPPLADAGLDQTVGADATVHLDASGSRDPDGSVARFSWTVETPTGTATRPDCPTCRQTRFQPTTTGRYAVTLTVTDDDGATSSDTLFVDVEAGAGPSVTLSGPSTVVWNRSATVTADVAAGEPSLSSVAWIVDGAVAQRDVLAGSSTTATLSRPYTTNGSVSVRAVVYDAAGHRATATHDLTVLTRTGGSGAGGSEADDCHFWSNNCLNDAVLTNAETGQQTVINANGEQGIQVMTDARGLVDANEYVDVSKYRTSTGENGPTRFEADMIDVVDNKATLDKTEQQENEQDGSPGDDDHSDDHSMSEGDSSGGSDDSTASEDESSGYVDTGAQDGYNIDAGNAGSPSTSSFDSSDDSTDSDESDDSWTSGGVSYGGYWTG, from the coding sequence ATGCCCCGGTCTCTGGCCATCGGTACGGTACTCGCCCTCTGTGTGCTTGGCCTGCTCGCCGGCACGGCGGCGGCCACGAGCAACGCACCGCCGCTCGCAGACGCGGGCCTCGACCAGACGGTCGGTGCCGACGCGACGGTCCATCTGGACGCCAGCGGCTCCCGGGACCCCGATGGTTCCGTCGCCCGCTTCAGCTGGACAGTCGAGACACCAACCGGGACGGCCACTCGCCCCGACTGTCCGACCTGCCGGCAGACGCGGTTCCAGCCCACGACGACCGGCCGCTACGCGGTCACGCTGACCGTCACCGACGACGACGGGGCGACCAGTTCGGACACGCTGTTCGTCGACGTCGAGGCCGGTGCCGGCCCGTCGGTCACCCTCTCCGGACCGAGCACGGTCGTCTGGAACCGGTCGGCGACCGTCACGGCCGACGTCGCTGCCGGCGAGCCGTCGCTCTCGTCGGTGGCCTGGATCGTCGACGGAGCGGTCGCCCAGCGTGACGTACTCGCCGGTTCGAGCACGACGGCCACGCTGTCTCGCCCCTACACCACCAACGGTTCGGTGTCTGTCCGCGCCGTCGTCTACGACGCTGCTGGCCACCGGGCGACGGCGACACACGACCTCACCGTCCTCACGCGTACCGGCGGTTCCGGGGCCGGTGGTTCGGAAGCCGACGACTGCCACTTCTGGTCGAACAACTGCCTCAACGACGCTGTCCTCACCAACGCCGAGACCGGGCAGCAGACCGTCATCAACGCCAACGGCGAGCAGGGCATCCAGGTGATGACCGACGCCCGCGGCCTGGTCGACGCGAACGAGTACGTCGACGTGAGTAAGTACCGGACCTCGACGGGTGAGAACGGCCCGACGCGCTTCGAAGCCGACATGATAGACGTGGTCGACAACAAGGCGACGCTGGATAAGACGGAACAGCAAGAGAACGAACAAGACGGGAGTCCGGGGGACGACGACCACAGTGACGACCACAGTATGAGCGAAGGAGATAGCAGTGGAGGCAGTGACGATTCCACCGCAAGTGAGGACGAGAGCAGTGGATATGTTGATACCGGCGCACAGGACGGGTACAACATAGACGCGGGTAATGCTGGGTCCCCCTCGACAAGTAGTTTCGACAGTTCTGATGACTCGACTGACTCAGATGAGTCAGATGATTCGTGGACTAGTGGAGGTGTCTCGTATGGTGGCTACTGGACTGGGTAG
- a CDS encoding cell division protein SepF, with protein sequence MGLMSKILGGSGSSRKTEDYVELNADAYDLTSAEAERQVRIARISDKQDVIEIKDAVYDGDVVIADIVRHSTTDRTMEHISDELKQVANEVGGDIVQKDDDQLIITPAGVAIARDRLGQ encoded by the coding sequence ATGGGACTGATGAGCAAGATCCTCGGCGGATCGGGATCCTCCCGGAAGACCGAGGACTACGTCGAACTGAACGCCGACGCCTACGACCTCACGAGCGCCGAGGCCGAGCGACAGGTCCGTATCGCCCGTATCAGCGACAAACAGGACGTCATCGAGATCAAGGACGCCGTCTACGACGGCGACGTCGTCATCGCCGACATCGTCCGCCACTCGACGACCGACCGGACGATGGAACACATCAGCGACGAGCTCAAGCAGGTCGCAAACGAGGTGGGCGGTGACATCGTCCAGAAGGACGACGACCAGCTCATCATCACGCCCGCCGGCGTCGCCATCGCCCGCGACCGACTCGGCCAGTAG
- a CDS encoding DUF5611 family protein, which yields MREYKMRRGEHLEDRVPDMKAFVEEYFGAVTDTEDYNGNDLYVVDEPENPVFDRVVAGTVSYGSKKDKLALHIDEKPAEEVIAGGHVDAAEDAVAAKNDFLEEATDRDAKARRDSLKRSVEDDPDAPDNV from the coding sequence ATGCGAGAGTACAAAATGCGTCGGGGCGAACATCTCGAAGACCGCGTCCCGGACATGAAGGCGTTCGTCGAGGAGTACTTCGGAGCAGTCACAGACACCGAAGACTACAACGGGAACGACCTCTACGTCGTCGACGAGCCCGAGAACCCTGTCTTCGACCGCGTGGTCGCCGGCACGGTGAGCTACGGGAGCAAGAAGGACAAACTCGCGCTACACATCGACGAGAAGCCCGCCGAAGAGGTCATCGCCGGCGGCCACGTCGACGCCGCCGAGGACGCCGTCGCAGCCAAGAACGACTTCCTCGAGGAAGCGACCGACCGCGACGCCAAGGCCCGCCGGGATTCGCTGAAACGGTCCGTCGAGGACGACCCGGACGCGCCCGACAACGTCTGA
- a CDS encoding ABC transporter permease has protein sequence MVGLWTLLHREILRYVRRPRNTFLPPMITNVLYFTVFGVVLGERISGSDPQAFGGAGYILFILPGLVVLGIISNAFENASFSIFHGRWNEYIHEVLTSPLSHTEMVLAYVGASALRGIIVGCIIWGVGLIFTPVTVANPFYLVAFMLVIPTLFAGFGVIGGLWADDFDYLTVMNQFIIRPLVFFGAVFYPLSALDGIWRQVTLLNPMVYMVNGVRYGVIPQTTDVEPNVSLAVLTGLTVVVLAIDIELVRRGYGLVD, from the coding sequence TTGGTCGGGCTCTGGACCCTGCTGCACCGCGAGATTCTCCGGTACGTCCGCCGGCCGCGCAACACGTTCCTGCCGCCGATGATCACGAACGTCCTCTACTTCACCGTCTTCGGCGTCGTGCTGGGCGAACGTATCAGCGGGAGCGACCCGCAGGCGTTCGGCGGCGCGGGCTACATCCTCTTTATCCTCCCCGGACTGGTGGTCCTGGGCATCATCTCCAACGCCTTCGAGAACGCCTCCTTCTCCATCTTCCACGGGCGATGGAACGAGTACATCCACGAGGTACTTACCTCGCCGCTCTCGCACACCGAGATGGTGCTGGCGTACGTCGGCGCGTCGGCCCTTCGAGGAATTATCGTCGGCTGTATCATCTGGGGAGTCGGTCTCATTTTCACGCCCGTCACCGTCGCGAACCCGTTCTATCTCGTGGCGTTCATGCTCGTCATTCCGACGCTCTTCGCCGGCTTCGGCGTCATCGGTGGTCTGTGGGCCGACGACTTCGACTACCTGACGGTGATGAACCAGTTCATCATCCGGCCGCTCGTCTTCTTCGGCGCGGTGTTCTACCCGCTGAGCGCGCTGGACGGTATCTGGCGGCAGGTCACCCTGCTGAATCCGATGGTGTACATGGTCAACGGCGTCCGCTACGGCGTCATCCCCCAGACGACTGACGTCGAACCGAACGTCTCGCTCGCCGTCCTCACCGGGCTCACCGTGGTCGTCCTCGCCATCGACATCGAACTGGTCAGGCGCGGCTACGGCCTGGTAGACTGA
- the glp gene encoding gephyrin-like molybdotransferase Glp — protein MSDEGRRTHGFRRRTPLEDARETLLDAVTPHERAERIALRDADERVLATVVDAERAVPEYRRAAADGFAVRAEDTFGASGRSPAALQVGEAVGPGTATRVERGSELPEAADAVVTVDATERRGDSLTVFDAVAGEENVAAVGEDVAAGQKLYETGHRLRPSDLGLLKSVGRTTVEVYERPRVSVIPTGEALVESDPDPGEAVETDGQTVAQYVERWGGDATHRDVADDEEAIREAIERDLDRDVVVTTGGTSMGARDRVPEVVDSLGEVLGHGVALEPGGSVALGVVEETPVLLLPGPPVACLVAAMAFLRPALRERGHLPHVDPPTTEAALTRKVVSDPGTRTFARVELDGTGDDVTATPTRASGAGVLSSVALADGWVVVPERLEGLDAGQPVAVEDWEWSA, from the coding sequence ATGAGCGACGAGGGCCGGCGGACACACGGCTTCAGGCGTCGGACACCGCTCGAGGACGCACGAGAGACACTCCTCGATGCGGTGACACCGCACGAGCGGGCCGAGCGAATCGCGCTCCGTGACGCCGACGAGCGCGTGCTGGCGACGGTCGTCGACGCCGAGCGCGCGGTTCCGGAGTACCGACGAGCGGCGGCGGACGGGTTCGCGGTCCGGGCCGAGGACACCTTCGGCGCGAGTGGCCGCTCGCCTGCGGCGTTGCAGGTCGGCGAGGCGGTCGGTCCGGGGACGGCGACCCGCGTCGAAAGAGGGAGCGAACTCCCCGAAGCGGCCGACGCCGTCGTGACGGTCGACGCGACCGAGCGGCGGGGCGACTCGCTGACGGTGTTCGACGCGGTGGCCGGCGAAGAGAACGTCGCGGCGGTCGGCGAAGACGTCGCAGCCGGCCAGAAGTTGTACGAGACGGGCCACCGGCTCAGACCCTCGGACCTCGGACTGCTCAAGTCGGTCGGCAGAACGACGGTCGAGGTGTACGAACGCCCACGCGTGAGCGTGATTCCGACCGGCGAGGCGCTGGTTGAGTCCGACCCCGACCCGGGCGAGGCCGTCGAGACCGACGGCCAGACCGTCGCACAGTACGTCGAGCGCTGGGGTGGTGACGCGACACATCGCGACGTCGCCGACGACGAGGAGGCCATCCGCGAGGCAATCGAGCGTGACCTGGACCGCGACGTGGTGGTGACGACCGGCGGCACCTCTATGGGGGCGCGCGACCGCGTCCCGGAGGTCGTCGATTCGCTCGGCGAGGTGCTGGGCCACGGCGTCGCCCTCGAACCCGGCGGCTCGGTCGCCCTGGGCGTCGTCGAGGAGACGCCGGTTCTCCTGCTCCCCGGCCCTCCGGTGGCCTGTCTCGTAGCCGCGATGGCGTTCCTCCGCCCCGCACTCCGCGAGCGCGGCCACCTCCCACACGTCGACCCGCCGACGACCGAGGCGGCGCTGACCCGGAAGGTCGTCAGCGACCCCGGCACCCGGACGTTCGCCCGGGTGGAACTGGACGGAACGGGCGACGACGTGACCGCGACGCCGACGCGGGCGAGCGGGGCAGGTGTCCTCTCCAGCGTCGCGCTGGCCGACGGGTGGGTCGTCGTCCCCGAGCGGCTGGAGGGGCTGGACGCCGGACAGCCCGTCGCTGTCGAGGACTGGGAGTGGTCGGCATGA
- a CDS encoding DUF7093 family protein: MGLKCSVLGHKYGEASVERDREEQGSEVVITIREQETCERCGKTRIVSENKEVTSVETPSDIAGDVVEAQAATNDEESDASDAGTEPATGQADDAVTPVFESENDSADVGPVDPETDDAEIMSGSDDDVSSGDAELDEPTTDVAVPGAEEDVVAEAEPEEDDGVIIDSDDETPVEDERAPGEWPEEPGDDGDDWKPETVLGDDTDEASEQPEVEPVAESTVTVPDGEFFCEECGFSTPVESSSLRAGDFCPECHKGSLVQNADE; the protein is encoded by the coding sequence ATGGGTCTCAAATGCTCCGTCCTCGGGCACAAGTACGGCGAGGCCAGCGTCGAACGCGACCGTGAAGAGCAAGGTAGCGAAGTCGTCATCACCATCCGCGAACAGGAGACGTGCGAGCGGTGTGGTAAGACGCGCATCGTCTCCGAGAACAAGGAGGTGACGTCGGTCGAGACGCCGTCCGACATCGCCGGCGACGTCGTGGAAGCACAGGCTGCAACGAACGACGAGGAATCGGACGCGTCCGACGCGGGCACAGAGCCCGCAACGGGCCAGGCAGACGACGCGGTGACGCCGGTGTTCGAATCGGAGAACGACAGCGCGGACGTCGGCCCGGTCGACCCGGAGACCGACGACGCAGAAATCATGAGCGGGAGCGACGACGACGTCTCGAGTGGTGACGCGGAACTCGACGAACCGACCACAGACGTCGCGGTCCCCGGCGCGGAGGAAGACGTGGTCGCCGAAGCGGAGCCCGAAGAAGACGACGGGGTCATCATCGACAGCGACGACGAGACGCCGGTCGAAGACGAGCGGGCGCCGGGCGAGTGGCCGGAAGAGCCGGGTGACGACGGCGACGACTGGAAGCCCGAGACGGTTCTGGGCGACGACACGGACGAAGCGTCCGAACAGCCGGAGGTCGAACCGGTCGCCGAGAGCACGGTGACGGTCCCCGACGGCGAGTTCTTCTGCGAGGAGTGTGGCTTCTCGACCCCCGTCGAGTCCTCGTCGCTGCGTGCGGGCGATTTCTGTCCGGAGTGTCACAAGGGGTCGCTGGTCCAGAACGCCGACGAGTGA
- a CDS encoding ABC transporter ATP-binding protein, which translates to MTAPAIRARELVKRYGDVTALNGLDLTVERGEFFGLLGPNGAGKTTFINTLVGLAHSDGGSAEVFGFDVEDDYRQARDRIGLAPQEFNVDRFFPIIEVLEHKAGYHGIGRSEARERAEDALKTVGIWEKRDTRFDWLSGGMKRRFVLARALVSNPDLLILDEPTAGVDVQLRHDLWDIINRMNDSGTTILLTTHYIEEAERLCDRVAIVDDGRKVDVSTPDELMSRGTDTIELGLADPPRTAPRLDVEGVTEVTVTDDGLSVTAMGGSQTAPELMRTLERQGHDVTSLDIRRASLEEVFVNMTRDEREYAEVSA; encoded by the coding sequence ATGACCGCGCCGGCCATCCGTGCCCGGGAGTTAGTGAAACGCTACGGTGACGTGACGGCTCTCAACGGCCTGGACCTGACCGTCGAGCGAGGCGAGTTCTTCGGCCTGCTGGGTCCGAACGGAGCCGGCAAGACGACGTTCATCAACACCCTCGTCGGCCTGGCCCACAGCGACGGCGGTTCGGCCGAGGTCTTCGGCTTCGACGTCGAGGACGACTACCGCCAGGCCCGCGACCGAATCGGCCTGGCCCCACAGGAGTTCAACGTCGACCGGTTCTTTCCCATCATCGAGGTCCTCGAACACAAGGCGGGCTACCACGGTATCGGCCGCTCGGAAGCCCGCGAGCGGGCGGAGGATGCGCTGAAGACCGTCGGGATCTGGGAGAAGCGCGACACCCGTTTCGACTGGCTCTCGGGCGGGATGAAACGCCGGTTCGTCCTCGCCCGCGCGCTCGTCTCGAACCCCGACCTGCTCATCCTCGACGAGCCCACCGCCGGGGTCGACGTCCAGTTACGCCACGACCTCTGGGACATCATCAACCGGATGAACGACTCGGGGACGACCATCCTGCTGACGACCCATTACATCGAGGAGGCCGAACGGCTCTGTGACCGCGTGGCCATCGTCGACGACGGCCGGAAGGTCGATGTCTCCACCCCCGACGAACTGATGTCCCGAGGGACCGACACCATCGAACTCGGACTGGCGGACCCGCCTCGGACAGCACCGCGACTCGACGTCGAGGGCGTCACCGAAGTGACCGTCACCGACGACGGTCTCAGCGTGACGGCGATGGGCGGCAGTCAGACCGCGCCGGAGCTCATGCGGACCCTCGAGCGCCAGGGCCACGACGTCACGTCGCTGGACATCCGCCGGGCCTCGCTGGAAGAGGTGTTCGTCAACATGACCCGCGACGAGCGCGAGTATGCGGAGGTGTCGGCGTGA
- a CDS encoding ribosome biogenesis/translation initiation ATPase RLI → MADDSIAVVDLDRCQPDRCNYECMNYCPPNRSGKECIVERGDAYEDDEEFEGKPDQIRISEDICLGETCGICVNKCPFDAIQIINLPQELEDDPVHRYGENAFALYGLPSPTDGQVTGILGPNGIGKTTAVHILADEMAPNLGRYGETPDWGEILDQYRGTALQDYLEEMRDGDLTVARKPQYVDRIPDQFDGTASELLERTDERGALDDLIERTGIAPVVDNHIDDLSGGELQRVALVATLARDADFYFLDEITPYLDIGQRMTAARLIRDLAEDGDRSMLVVEHDLAILDLLANNINVAYGRPGAFGIITPPKSTKNGINEYLSGYLENENMRIRQTEIEFEEHAPRSASTGDVVIEYPDLEKSYGEGEFSLSVEAGTIRESEVLGVVGPNGIGKSTFAKMLAGRLEPSSGSVDAELDIAYKPQYIDIDQQMRVDAFLSTITDDFGSSYWNTEIAQPLQLDAVMEQNLTDLSGGERQRVAIAACLSKDADLYLLDEPSAHLDVEQRVLATSAIRRYAENHDATALVIDHDIYMIDLLADRLLVFEGEPAKRGRATPPQGMREGMNEFLENLDITFRRDERTSRPRINKPGSQLDRKQKNAGEYYYAPDRE, encoded by the coding sequence ATGGCAGACGACAGCATCGCAGTCGTCGACTTAGATCGGTGTCAGCCCGACCGCTGTAACTACGAGTGCATGAACTACTGCCCGCCGAACCGCAGCGGGAAAGAGTGCATCGTCGAGCGGGGCGACGCCTACGAGGACGACGAGGAGTTCGAGGGGAAGCCCGACCAGATCCGCATCTCGGAGGACATCTGCCTGGGCGAGACCTGCGGTATCTGCGTCAACAAGTGCCCGTTCGACGCGATTCAGATCATCAACCTCCCCCAGGAACTCGAGGACGACCCGGTCCACCGCTACGGCGAGAACGCCTTCGCGCTGTACGGCCTCCCGTCCCCGACCGACGGCCAGGTCACGGGCATCCTCGGCCCGAACGGTATCGGGAAGACCACCGCCGTCCACATCCTCGCCGACGAGATGGCCCCGAACCTGGGGCGCTACGGCGAGACGCCCGACTGGGGAGAGATACTCGACCAGTACCGTGGGACCGCACTCCAGGACTACCTCGAGGAGATGCGCGACGGCGACCTGACCGTCGCCCGCAAGCCCCAGTACGTCGACCGCATCCCCGACCAGTTCGACGGGACGGCCAGCGAACTGCTCGAACGGACCGACGAACGCGGCGCGCTCGACGACCTTATCGAACGCACGGGTATCGCGCCGGTCGTCGACAACCACATCGACGACCTCTCGGGCGGGGAACTCCAGCGCGTCGCGCTCGTCGCGACCCTGGCGCGGGACGCCGACTTCTACTTCCTCGACGAGATAACCCCCTATCTGGACATCGGCCAGCGGATGACCGCCGCCCGCCTCATCCGGGACCTCGCCGAGGACGGCGACCGCTCGATGCTCGTCGTCGAGCACGACCTCGCCATCCTCGACCTGCTGGCGAACAACATCAACGTCGCCTACGGTCGCCCCGGCGCGTTCGGTATCATCACCCCGCCCAAGTCGACGAAGAACGGCATCAACGAGTACCTCTCGGGATACCTCGAGAACGAGAACATGCGCATCCGCCAGACGGAGATCGAGTTCGAGGAACACGCCCCCCGAAGCGCCTCGACCGGCGACGTGGTCATCGAGTACCCCGACTTAGAGAAGAGTTACGGCGAGGGCGAGTTCTCGCTGTCCGTCGAGGCCGGAACCATCCGCGAGAGCGAGGTGCTGGGCGTCGTCGGCCCGAACGGTATCGGGAAGTCCACGTTCGCGAAGATGCTCGCGGGCCGCCTCGAACCGTCTTCGGGGTCGGTCGACGCGGAACTCGACATCGCGTACAAACCGCAGTACATCGACATCGACCAGCAGATGCGCGTCGACGCGTTCCTCTCTACCATCACCGACGACTTCGGCTCCTCGTACTGGAACACCGAAATCGCCCAGCCGCTCCAGCTGGACGCCGTGATGGAGCAGAACCTCACGGACCTCTCCGGTGGGGAGCGCCAGCGCGTCGCCATCGCGGCCTGTCTGTCGAAGGACGCCGACCTCTACCTGCTGGACGAGCCCTCGGCGCACCTGGACGTCGAACAGCGGGTGCTCGCCACCTCCGCGATTCGCCGCTACGCCGAGAATCACGACGCCACCGCGCTGGTCATCGACCACGACATCTACATGATCGACCTGCTGGCCGACCGTCTGCTGGTCTTCGAGGGCGAACCGGCGAAACGCGGCCGGGCCACCCCGCCACAGGGGATGCGCGAGGGGATGAACGAGTTCCTCGAAAATCTGGACATCACCTTCCGCCGCGACGAGCGGACGTCCCGTCCACGCATCAACAAGCCGGGCTCGCAACTCGACCGCAAGCAGAAGAACGCCGGCGAGTACTACTACGCGCCCGACCGGGAGTGA